CACTGTCAAATCGCTTGAAGATATTTTCAATCGGCTCTACCTCATCAAGGCTTACTGGCTTTCGATCGCTTTGAAATTCGAAAAAGTCTCGGATAAATCGAAAACCTCTTCCATCCACCATCTTTTTGAGCTGCTCATAATCGCTCCAGTCTCCGGTAATCGAGACTTTATGGATCTGATTGACGGTATTTGGATTGAAGTCGTGATACTCGCTGCCGTCGATATATTTGTAGTAACCTCCAAGTTCCAGTGGAAAGATTCTTTTTTCTATATCGATCTCATACGCTTTTTCATGATACCTACTGAGCCGCTCTTCTATGTCTTCATAGGTTAGTCCTGGAAGAAGACAAGCTGAGTTGGAAAAGCATTCATTCACGATCTCCTCACTCAAGCCCAAAACATCGAAAAGTCCCGAGTTTCTATAGGATGCAATAGTAGAGATACCCATCTTGGACATGATTTTCAAAAATCCGGCGTTCAATGCATTGACCACGTTTTTAAATTTGTTTCGAAGTTCAAAAGGAGTGAGATCCTCTTTTTTCAGTTTCTCATAGACTGTGGCAAAAAGTAGATATGGATAGACTGCACTTGCACCATACCCTACCATAACCGCTGCAGAATGGGAGTCATACACTTCGCCGGTGATTGCAACGGTAGAGACAAGATGCCGAACCTTGGCTTCCAGCAAGCGTTTATTGAGCCGGCCTATCACCATCGCCATAGGCATCGTTTTTTTGTGCGGACTGAGTTCCCTGTCATCCAAGACGATGATTCGCACCCCTTCGTTGACAACGGCGTCGATCACCTCATCACACAGTTTTTCAAGGCTTGCCTTGAGATCTTTTTCGAACGCTGTGGAAAAGATCTTGTTTTTAAAACAGGCCTGATACCTTGGATGCTTCGGATCGCCATAGGAAAGAAGGACATCCAGTTTTTCCCGAATCAAAATAGGTGATACCGCTTTGAGTCGAATGGCATGGTTTGGATCTTCATCCAAGATGTTGTGAATCTCTCCAAAACCTGTATTGAGACTCATAACGATCTTTTCTCGAATAGGATCGATCGGCGGGTTCGTTACTTGCGCAAATTTTTGTTTGAAAAAATCTACAAAGGCTCTCTGTTTTTGGCTAAAGGCCGCCATAGGCGTATCGTCCCCCATGGATCCGACAGCCTCTTTGCCCTCCTTGATCATCGGCTCAATCACCTGTTCTACAAGCTCGTGTGTTATATTGTAGTATCTCTGTTTGTGAACGATATCATCGATTTTGTAATCATCCACATTGCTAAATGGCGTTTCGATATGCTCTTGCAGGTAAACCATATTTTCATTGAGCCATTGGGCATACGGGTTGGAGTTTTTGAGGTAATCGTTGATGTCTTCGTTTTTGAGAATAACACCATATTTGAGGTCAAGGGCTATCATCTCACCACTTTGGAGTCTTCCCCGCTCCAAAATGTTTTCTTCTGGAACACCCAAAATACCATATTCGCTGGCGATGATCAATCGTCTATCTTTAGTGATAATGTATTTTGCCGGGCGAAGACCGTTTCTATCCAGAACACATCCGATATAGCGACCATCGGTCATACTCACAGCAGCCGGTCCGTCCCAAGCCTCAAAGCAGGTACTGGAATATTCATAATAGGCCCTGAGGTGCGCATCCATATGCGGAGCGTTCTGCCAAGGAGCCGGAATAAGGGCGCGAGCCGCTTTGAAAAACTCCATACCGTTGACAATCAAAAATTCAAAAAAGTTATCCAGGCTTTTACTGTCACTCGCCTCTTTTTCAAGAACCGGTAGGATCCGATCTATCTCTTCTGGACTGAAAACCTCGCTTTTAAGTGATTCGCATTTGGCCAGAACGTTGTATCTGTTGGCTGAAACGGAGTTGATCTCACCATTGTGTGCAATCATTCTAAAAGGTTGGGCAAGCTTCCATTTTGGCAACGTATTGGTGGAGAATCGCTGATGGAAAAGAACAAAACTCGCTTCAAAATCCTCATCTTGGAGATCTGGATAGAACATTTTGATGTATGTGGGCATAACAAGCCCTTTATAGGAGACCGTTTTACTCGAAAAACTTGGAATATAAAAATCTTCATCATCTTCCAAAGCGTGTTCGATCTCTCTTCGTGTCAGATACAAAAGGGCTTCGAACCGTTTCGTCGCGATCAAAGAGTTTGGAGCAACAAAGATCTGAACGATATTTGGAAGGGTTTTGAGCGCCAACTCTCCAAGTGCTTCGGTATTGAGGGGGACCTCCCTGATATGAAGGACTTTGAGGTCGTTCTTTTTACACTGCTCTTTGATAACTGTGATGTTTTCCTCATTTTTGTAAAAAACCATCGCTACAGCATATACCGAAGGCAGAACAAAGCCCTCCTCTTTTGCGATTTTTTTAAAAAATCTGTGGGGCATGGAAAAAAGTAGTCCGCTTCCGTCACCACTCTTTCCATCTGCTGCAATGGCACCTCTGTGCATCATTCTCTCAAGCGACTGAATCGCGTCATTCACATTTTTGTGGGAAGGTTTGTTATCGATACTGGCAAGTAGACCAAACCCACAGTTGTCTTTGTAGGAAGTTAAAAAATCCATCCATCCACCTTTCTTACTTTAAACGACTTTTAATATTTTTTTTAGTATAAGTTGAAATTATTTTATCCTAATTTTCGTTAAAAACCACTTATAAATGAGCTGTTGATGCAAGGATTCATACTCAATATTACCAAAGTAAAAAGTGAGGACCTCATCGTCAAAGTCCTTACCCGATCAAAGATTTACACACTCTATCGCTTTTATGGAGCAAGGCACAGTACGATCAATTTGGGCTACAAAGTGGACTTTGAAATCGAACAGGATTTGGGCTATCTTCCCAAAATGCGGCACATCACCCATTTAGGTA
The Nitratiruptor sp. SB155-2 genome window above contains:
- the gltB gene encoding glutamate synthase large subunit → MDFLTSYKDNCGFGLLASIDNKPSHKNVNDAIQSLERMMHRGAIAADGKSGDGSGLLFSMPHRFFKKIAKEEGFVLPSVYAVAMVFYKNEENITVIKEQCKKNDLKVLHIREVPLNTEALGELALKTLPNIVQIFVAPNSLIATKRFEALLYLTRREIEHALEDDEDFYIPSFSSKTVSYKGLVMPTYIKMFYPDLQDEDFEASFVLFHQRFSTNTLPKWKLAQPFRMIAHNGEINSVSANRYNVLAKCESLKSEVFSPEEIDRILPVLEKEASDSKSLDNFFEFLIVNGMEFFKAARALIPAPWQNAPHMDAHLRAYYEYSSTCFEAWDGPAAVSMTDGRYIGCVLDRNGLRPAKYIITKDRRLIIASEYGILGVPEENILERGRLQSGEMIALDLKYGVILKNEDINDYLKNSNPYAQWLNENMVYLQEHIETPFSNVDDYKIDDIVHKQRYYNITHELVEQVIEPMIKEGKEAVGSMGDDTPMAAFSQKQRAFVDFFKQKFAQVTNPPIDPIREKIVMSLNTGFGEIHNILDEDPNHAIRLKAVSPILIREKLDVLLSYGDPKHPRYQACFKNKIFSTAFEKDLKASLEKLCDEVIDAVVNEGVRIIVLDDRELSPHKKTMPMAMVIGRLNKRLLEAKVRHLVSTVAITGEVYDSHSAAVMVGYGASAVYPYLLFATVYEKLKKEDLTPFELRNKFKNVVNALNAGFLKIMSKMGISTIASYRNSGLFDVLGLSEEIVNECFSNSACLLPGLTYEDIEERLSRYHEKAYEIDIEKRIFPLELGGYYKYIDGSEYHDFNPNTVNQIHKVSITGDWSDYEQLKKMVDGRGFRFIRDFFEFQSDRKPVSLDEVEPIENIFKRFDSAAMSLGSISPEAHECIAEAMNKIGAQSNSGEGGEDASRFGTIKNSKIKQVASGRFGVTPAYLRSAEEIQIKIAQGAKPGEGGQLPGHKVTALIAKLRHTMPGVTLISPPPHHDIYSIEDLAQLIFDLKQVNPDARVAVKLVSTAGVGTIATGVAKAYADKIIISGGDGGTGAAPLTSIKFAGNPWELGLSEAHNALKANHLREFVQLQTDGGLKTGLDIVKAAILGAESYAFGTGVLTIIGCKILRVCHLNRCTVGIATQNEFLREHYVGTVDRLINYFTLIAEDVRKILASLGYTKLEEIIGRTDLLRVVENELAKKFDFSSVLMRLDGVDTCQVPSNEPFDSNEYEKEILKEVYPAIENPGKQVIVNKTITNVNRSFGARISGEIAKYYGDEGLKEDSIRINLQGVAGQSLGAFLINGVTINLVGAGNDYVGKGMNGGKIVITSKTHNEGLSLAGNTCLYGATGGTLFVAGEVGERFAVRNSGALAVVEGTGDHACEYMTGGIVVILGDTGINFGAGMTGGLAFVYDTHHTFIEKINQELIEARRIDIDEFDEARHYLKKLLQSFYDETGSKKAKFILNNFRMEIRNFWMVRPKELRKVPLNLEEGE